The sequence GGCAATGATGATGTCGTTGCGCCGGTTCGTCCTCGCCGCGAGCAGGACCGCGACGACATAGAGCACCGCGACCGCGCCCTCGAGCGGCGTCAGCACGTCGACCATGAAGACCGCGAAGGCGAGGACGGCGGACCAGAACCGCAAGCCGGCGCGGCTCATGGGTGAACCCGTAGGCCGATCAAGGTTCGTCATCGTCGCAGGCGGTGTTTCTTCTCATCGCAGCCGCGTTGATGCCGCGATTTGATCGCGTCCACAATATCCAGCCAAGTGATTTTCGTGCTCTCTTGGAAGACCTCGTGTGAAGTTGAATCCGGCGTGAGTTCCGACAAGGGATTCCCCGGCAGAACAAGGCTGATCGGCGATCCCGCCGAACGCAGGCGCGTCAAACTATCGCAGGGCGCGCCGCACCATCGGGCTCGCACGTCCGTGGACGCAGACGAGGAGTTCCGCTCGCGCCCTCGTCCCGTGGCCGCGCTGCGATCATACCTAGGTATGACGCGGTCAACCCGAGACCTTATCCATGCACCCGCGCGTAGAATGGAGCGCGCGGATCGCCGAACTACTCTGCTCCCATCGCATTCGGACAAGCCGGCCAGGCATTGCCGCTGCGAACTGGGACAAGGAGGCTCGACGATGTCGCTGATGATGTCATACCCGCAAACCGCCAAGGATCATGTCGCCGCCGCAATCGACGTCTCGTCGATCGACGGCCCGCTTCTGCGGCCAACGAAGCGTTCGCCGCGCCCTGGCGAAGGGGCAATGACGCTCTCCCTCGTGCATCTGGATGTCGCGTTGGCCATCGAGGCGCCTGCGCCGGAGGTGCGAGGATCGGCCGACGGCGGGCCGAGCTTCAGGGTTTCCGCGAAACGTCTTGCGCGCGTGTCCGCCGAGTCCGATCGAAAGACGGATGCGGAGGAGGTCGCGGATCCGGTGATGCGGCGCCTCTCGGATGCACTCGCGGCCACCAAAGCCATGCACCATCCCCATTCCGCCATCCTGGTCGACGCGTTGCGTCTGGCCATGCTGACCTGCGAGGCCAGCCGGCGGACGGTGGTCAGTCGAGGCCAGTCCGAGCCGGCCGAGGGCGACCGCGAAGGGCAGGCCTGCCGCACAGTGCGGTCGCTGCAGAAATGGCGCCTCAAGCGCGTCATGCAGTACATCGACGACAATCTGGACGCGAAGGTCACCTTGCAGCATCTGGCCGCCGTGGCCGGCCTGAGCCGGATGCATTTCGCCGCGCAGTTCCGTGCGGCTGTCGGCATGCGGCCGCACGATTATTTGCTGAAGCGGCGGATCGAGCGAGCCCAGGAATTGCTGCAGCGGGCCGACGCCTCGCTCGTCGACATCGCCTTGACCGTCGGGTTCCAGACGCAGGCTCATTTCACGACGGTGTTCAAGCGCTTCGCCGGCGATACGCCCTATCAGTGGAGGAGTGCCCATCTCGCGCAATTCCTGCCGATGCCGCGCATCGAGGCGAGGCCGTCATGAGCAGCCTCGGCATTCAAGCCCTGTTGCTTTCACTGCTCGGCATTCACTCGGCCCTGACGCACCACGAGATCATGGGACTATTGGCGATCGCCCGCGGTCTCGGCGCCTCCTATCGTTTCGCATCCTCGGAGCCCGGAGCAGGCGTCTTCTACGGTCGCGTCACTCTCAGCTTCTGCAGGTTCGTCGCCGGCGTCATCGCGCGTTATGCATCGATGGAGTCGTTGATCGACCTGTCCGGGCTCGACGCCGTCGCGCTCGCCAGGGGAATGGGTTGCGCGGGGCAGTGCGTCGGGCCCAGGGCGCGCCGGGGTGCTACGCCCGAGTAGGAACTCTTGCGAACCGTCGATGCTTGAATCCGCGGGCCAGGGTCGCCGCCGATCGCTGGCCCGCACGGCCCGCCTCCAAGCCCCCATACCCCCCAGGGCGGGCCGTGCTTCACACGAGGAGATGCAATTGTCCGAGCCGACCGAGCAAGAGATCAGAGAACGTGCGCACCGCTTGTGGGAGCAGGCCGGTAAGCCCGAAGGCCGTGAGGAAGCGTTTTGGCGCGCGGCCGAGCAGGAGCTGCGCAACGAGGACAAGTCCGACACACAGCGGACGCCGGATACGCTGTGACCGACAAGACGTGCCCATTCTGCCAGGGTCTGGGATGGGTCTGCGAAAACCATCCGCTCCGGGTCTGGAGCGAAAAGCTCGGCGGCTGCCGCTGCGGCGAGGGCATGCCTTGCACCTGCAACACGACCGAAGATCCCGAAACGAGGGTGGTGATCGTCGAAGCCGACACGACGTGGCACTAGGCGGCGCCCGTCGCTTCCATGCTGCTCCGCTGCCGAGGCTTGAGTTTCGCTTCGCCCCATCCGTCCCCGCGAACTGCATCTCAGGGAACAGAACTCGGCGGAAAAGACTTGTGTGTCTGAACAGCACGGGTTCTGAAACAACCTCTTCCTACGGCAGTGTTCGCAGTGGACGAGCAGCAGAAGATCGAGCGCCAGATCGAATTCGCAACGCGAGCGGCCGCGCTCGTCAAGGACGAGACCACGGGACAGCGCTTCAGAAGCTTCGCGGAGGAGCTGAAGCGAAAGCTTTTTCGCATGATGCGGCGCGGCGAGGTACGCGCGCGTGCGTACGAGCTCTGGGAGCAGGCCGGCCGACCGACCGATCGTGACCTGGACTTCTGGCTCGAAGCGGAGCGCCAGATCGAGGCGGAACGCGAGGAGAGGAAGGGCTCGGGCGCCTGATCCCTTCGACAGCTGCCGGCTCCAGGCGATATCGGCCGCAGGCCGCATCGCAGGCTTCGTTCGCCGTTTCCCTGGCGAGAAAAAAGCCGCCGGGTTCTTCGCCCTGGCGGCTTCGAAAAGTCCTTAAGCTGTTGATCGCCTCCGCAGCCTCGTGCGTACCGCCGTTACCTTGTTTGCGGCCATGCTCTGTCAGTGTAGGCGAGGGCGTGTGATTCTGCTGTGATCTGAAGCACACAGTGGAAATGATGATGGAGGCTCTGCGGATACGCGAGGGTTCGCCTCGGCATTGCAAGATCAAACAGTTTCGCAAGATTTGAAAGGGACGGAGCTCGTTGCCGAAGGTCTTTCGTCAACGCGGCCCATATTTGTTGCGCAGGTAGTCCGAGGCCTGCTGTCGCTCGGCGAGCGTGAGTTCGCGTCCGTAGATCAGCAGCGCGAAGATATCGCCATTGAAGAACCAGTCCGGCACATCCGGACCGCTGGGTCCGAAGAACGGCGTGCCGCCGATCAGCAGCTGGCCACTGGCGCTCAACGGCCCGGGATCGGTGCGGCCGTGGAAGGCTGAATGAGGAGAGCCCGCGTCAAGGCTTGCCACATCCATGCCGCCGCGCCGACCGGATTGCGCGACGATCAGGACGGGCTGTTCGGCTGGCCTTGGCGCGAAAGAGTCGACGTCGAAGTCGTAATGGCTGTGACGGATCACGCTGTCGAACAGCCAGCCCAGGTGGAGAACCGTACCCCCGGTACATCCCGTGCCACCGAAGGCAGCCTGACATCCGGACCCCGAGGTCATCAGGAAGTAGTTGTTGAGCCGCGGGCCGGGGCGCCGCACCACCACCGCCAGGATCGAATAGGGCGTTCCCGTGAGACTGAGCGGCGGCACGCCCGGCCGAAAATCGCTTGCCCCATAGGCGCACCTGCCGCTGTCGGCCGCACAGCGCAAACCGGTGTGCGGGCGGGGACCGGTCGGGGTCGTGAACGTCGTGGTCACCGGGCTGCCCTTGAAGCCAAGCTGCGCCAGCGCCGCACGATCGCCGCCCCGTATATCGTTCCAGCGAGCGACGCGGCCAGCCCCATCGAGCACCAGCGAGCCGTCGCCCTCGAGCCACAGCAGCAGCCCGGCGGAGGGCGGAGCGCCGACGTTCGGTGCGGGGCCGGGTTGCCGAAACGGAAAGGTGACGAGGTGCGGCAGCGCACATCCCGCGAGCGCGACCAGCGCTGCCGCGGCGGCGAGCCATGACGCCACTGTCCTTCTGCCACAACGATGATCGCCATCGCTCATCGACAACCCTCCGGGATGAAATACAATGTTAGCGTGTATTGACGAATGGAGCGGGGTGTAGGCTAAGGCGCGTAATCTTGCTGTGATCTGAAGCACACAGCCCGCAGGATGGGCATAGGATTGGTTGATGTGGGGAAAAGCGGTAGCGCTCCCCCGCTACCAATTGCACTTGACTGTGCAGGCGAGAAGAAAGCCGCCGGGTTCTTCACGCTGGCGGCTTCGAATAGTCCATAGCTGTCGATCGCTCTACAGTCTCGTGCGTACCGCCGTTACCTTGTTTGCGGCCATGCTCGGTCTTTGTAGGGGGAAATACTCGATCTTGCAGTGACCTGCTTCACACAATGGGACTGGATCCTCCCGTCGGGCAAAACACCCGATACCCCCGTCAACCCCTCTCCGTAAAAATATTCCACTTTACCGAAATTCGGATTTGTCGTATTTGTCGCCCATCCCGGCTCATCCTTGAGGGGCGATCATGAGGTCGTCGTTTTCGCGAGCCGGGCTTGCGGTGGACGCGGCAGCGTCGGGCGCGAAAGGTGCGGGCAGGGAGGGTAGTCCCCGGTGAGCCCGCGGCCGCGCGCGGACGAACGGCGCTGTCAGGTTCGTCTCGTCTGTAAGTTTCCGGCTTCGTCGACGGGGCTGGGAATACTGCGGTGGAAATGGCGGGCCGCGCGTACGGCAAAACCGTGTGGTCCTGGCCGTCGTTGCTACGGTCAAGCTCTTGCGGATGCGGTGATCGCGTCAACCGGCGCGATGCTGGTGAATTTCGCGGGAGTGAGGGAGGCCAGAATGAACTCGGCTCCCGGGAGAGCGCGGCATAAGCCGTCCAACCATCGCGCAGGGAAGGCCGAGTGATTGGCTCCACCTGTATGCTGCTGTGCGGTTCCTTTGCGCTACATCTTCGCGCAGCAGACCGCGGGTGCGAGGTCGGCACCCGGCCTTCCCTGCGCCCTCTTGGCTAGAGAGG is a genomic window of Bradyrhizobium sp. CB1717 containing:
- a CDS encoding AraC family transcriptional regulator, producing MIASTISSQVIFVLSWKTSCEVESGVSSDKGFPGRTRLIGDPAERRRVKLSQGAPHHRARTSVDADEEFRSRPRPVAALRSYLGMTRSTRDLIHAPARRMERADRRTTLLPSHSDKPARHCRCELGQGGSTMSLMMSYPQTAKDHVAAAIDVSSIDGPLLRPTKRSPRPGEGAMTLSLVHLDVALAIEAPAPEVRGSADGGPSFRVSAKRLARVSAESDRKTDAEEVADPVMRRLSDALAATKAMHHPHSAILVDALRLAMLTCEASRRTVVSRGQSEPAEGDREGQACRTVRSLQKWRLKRVMQYIDDNLDAKVTLQHLAAVAGLSRMHFAAQFRAAVGMRPHDYLLKRRIERAQELLQRADASLVDIALTVGFQTQAHFTTVFKRFAGDTPYQWRSAHLAQFLPMPRIEARPS
- a CDS encoding DUF2934 domain-containing protein encodes the protein MSEPTEQEIRERAHRLWEQAGKPEGREEAFWRAAEQELRNEDKSDTQRTPDTL
- a CDS encoding DUF2934 domain-containing protein, yielding MDEQQKIERQIEFATRAAALVKDETTGQRFRSFAEELKRKLFRMMRRGEVRARAYELWEQAGRPTDRDLDFWLEAERQIEAEREERKGSGA